The following are encoded together in the bacterium genome:
- a CDS encoding PilT/PilU family type 4a pilus ATPase, which produces MELDAILREAVTRNASDIHLKAGTAPIFRINGTLTRWDDGGHIDRDAMVALTQQLLDDYHVGRLKENLQVDVGYGTPELGRFRVNVFYQRGALQAALRLIPARVRRVNELHLPPVIERIAEEHRGLILVTGTTGSGKSTTLAAMIDHVNRATDKHIITIEDPIEYLHSDDLSIITQREIGADCTSFAAGLRGALRQDPDIILVGEMRDLETIETAILAAETGHLVMSTVHTLDATETVTRVISAFPEHARGQARLILASIIKGIISQRLVPRADGTGMVPAVEVLVSTGLVRECIQIPERTRELRDVIARGFTTYGMQTFDQSLMGLWRENLITFEEAMAQATNPDDFALKARGISSTSDSRWDDFDHDTNAVEEESIKVDRF; this is translated from the coding sequence GTGGAGCTGGATGCGATCCTGCGCGAGGCGGTCACCCGGAACGCGTCGGACATTCACCTGAAGGCGGGCACGGCGCCCATCTTCCGGATCAACGGCACGCTCACGCGCTGGGACGACGGCGGTCACATCGATCGTGACGCCATGGTGGCGCTCACCCAGCAGCTGCTCGACGACTACCACGTCGGTCGGCTGAAGGAGAACCTCCAGGTCGACGTGGGCTACGGCACCCCCGAGCTGGGGCGCTTCCGCGTCAACGTGTTCTATCAGCGCGGTGCGCTCCAGGCGGCGCTGCGTCTGATCCCGGCGCGCGTGCGGCGCGTGAACGAGCTGCACCTGCCGCCGGTCATCGAGCGCATCGCCGAGGAGCACCGCGGGCTCATCCTCGTCACGGGGACGACCGGCAGCGGCAAATCGACCACGCTCGCGGCGATGATCGACCACGTCAATCGTGCCACCGACAAGCACATCATCACCATCGAGGACCCGATCGAGTACCTGCACAGCGACGACCTCTCGATCATCACCCAGCGCGAGATCGGCGCCGACTGCACGAGCTTCGCGGCCGGCCTGCGCGGTGCGCTGCGCCAGGACCCCGACATCATCCTCGTCGGCGAGATGCGCGACCTCGAGACCATCGAGACCGCCATCCTCGCGGCCGAGACCGGTCACCTCGTCATGTCCACGGTGCACACCCTCGACGCGACGGAGACCGTCACCCGCGTCATCTCCGCGTTCCCCGAGCATGCGCGCGGTCAGGCCCGCCTGATCCTCGCCAGCATCATCAAGGGCATCATCAGCCAGCGTCTCGTGCCGCGCGCCGACGGCACCGGCATGGTGCCCGCCGTCGAGGTCCTCGTCTCCACCGGTCTGGTGCGCGAGTGCATCCAGATCCCGGAGCGCACGCGCGAGCTGCGCGACGTCATCGCGCGCGGCTTCACGACCTACGGCATGCAGACGTTCGACCAGTCGCTGATGGGCCTCTGGCGCGAGAACCTCATCACCTTCGAGGAAGCGATGGCGCAGGCGACCAACCCGGACGACTTCGCGCTGAAGGCGCGCGGCATCTCGTCCACCAGCGACTCGCGCTGGGACGACTTCGACCACGACACCAATGCCGTCGAAGAGGAGTCGATCAAGGTCGACCGCTTCTGA